In Oryza glaberrima chromosome 8, OglaRS2, whole genome shotgun sequence, the following are encoded in one genomic region:
- the LOC127782041 gene encoding 7-deoxyloganetin glucosyltransferase-like, protein MLTNGHLERTVIDWIPGMPPIKLGDMSSFVRTTDPDDFGLRFNEEEANNCTKANALILNTFDELEADVLAALRAEYARIYTIGPLGTLLNHAADAIGGGLSLWKQDTECLAWLDTQQPRSAVYVNFGSLTVMTPERLAEFAWGIAATGCPFLFVVRENLVPGGPAALPPEFVVETDGRRCLATWCSQEQVLRHPAVGCFLTHSGWNSKCESVASGVPMVCWPVFADQYINRKYACESWDVGLRLDEEVRREQVTAQVKQVMESEEMRQDAARWKAKAEQAARLGGSSYKNLQSMVEVIRSFASDSKKAEA, encoded by the exons ATGCTAACAAATGGCCACCTTGAAAGGACGGTCATCGACTGGATCCCCGGAATGCCGCCCATAAAACTCGGTGATATGTCCAGCTTTGTTCGCACCACCGACCCTGACGATTTCGGCCTCCGCTTCAACGAGGAGGAGGCCAACAACTGCACCAAAGCCAACGCCCTCATCCTCAACACCTTCGACGAACTCGAGGCCgacgtcctcgccgccctccgcgccgaGTACGCACGCATCTACACCATTGGCCCCTTGGGAACCCTCCTCaaccacgccgccgacgccatcggcGGCGGGCTGAGCCTGTGGAAGCAGGACACCGAGTGCCTCGCGTGGCTGGACACGCAGCAGCCACGCTCCGCCGTGTACGTCAACTTCGGCAGCCTCACGGTGATGACGCCGGAGCGGCTCGCCGAGTTCGCGTGGGGAATCGCGGCGACCGGCTGCCCGTTCTTGTTTGTTGTCAGGGAGAACCTCGTGCCCGGTGGCCCAGCCGCGCTACCGCCGGAGTTCGTCGTGGAGACGGACGGCCGGCGGTGCTTGGCGACATGGTGCTCGCAGGAGCAGGTGTTGCGCCACCCAGCCGTGGGGTGCTTCCTGACGCACAGCGGGTGGAACTCCAAGTGCGAGAGCGTGGCCTCCGGCGTGCCGATGGTGTGCTGGCCGGTGTTCGCCGACCAGTACATCAACCGTAAGTACGCCTGCGAGTCATGGGATGTCGGCCTCAGGCTCGATGAGGAGGTGAGGCGGGAGCAAGTCACCGCCCAAGTCAAGCAG gtgatGGAGTCAGAGGAGATGCGGCAGGACGCGGCGAGGTGGAAGGCCAAGGCGGAGCAGGCGGCACGCCTCGGCGGATCATCTTACAAGAACCTGCAGAGCATGGTGGAAGTCATCCGTTCTTTCGCCTCCGACTCCAAGAAGGCTGAAGCCTGA